In Flavobacterium gelatinilyticum, a genomic segment contains:
- the rplQ gene encoding 50S ribosomal protein L17 → MRHGKKINHLSRQTGHRKAMLANMACSLIEHKRINTTVAKAKALKQFVEPLITKSKEDTTHNRRVVFAYLRSKYAVTDLFRDVAAKVGDRPGGYTRIIKVGNRLGDNADMAMIELVDFNELYNGGKKEVKKAKSRRGGKAKKAEGTAPEAPAAESETTTEASE, encoded by the coding sequence ATGAGACACGGAAAAAAAATCAATCACTTAAGCAGACAGACTGGACATAGAAAAGCTATGCTGGCTAATATGGCTTGTTCTCTTATCGAGCACAAACGTATTAACACTACTGTTGCTAAAGCTAAAGCGCTTAAACAATTCGTTGAGCCTTTAATTACAAAATCTAAAGAAGATACGACTCATAACCGTCGTGTTGTTTTTGCTTACTTACGTAGTAAATATGCTGTAACTGATTTATTCAGGGATGTTGCTGCAAAAGTAGGTGACCGTCCAGGAGGATACACTCGTATCATTAAAGTTGGAAATCGTTTAGGAGATAATGCTGATATGGCTATGATCGAACTTGTTGATTTCAATGAACTTTACAACGGAGGTAAAAAAGAAGTTAAAAAAGCTAAAAGCCGTCGTGGTGGTAAGGCTAAAAAAGCTGAAGGAACTGCTCCTGAAGCTCCAGCTGCTGAATCTGAAACGACTACAGAAGCTTCTGAATAA
- the carA gene encoding glutamine-hydrolyzing carbamoyl-phosphate synthase small subunit, whose product MKYTTRQSAILLLSDGTIFHGKSIGISGKTFGEVCFNTGMTGYQEIFTDPSYFGQIMVTTNPHIGNYGINDLEVESESVKIAGLVCKNFSFNYSREGASGSLEDYFTKQNLICISDVDTRALVSYIRDNGAMNAVICTDGTSIEDLKRELADVPNMEGLELASKVSTKEPYFVGDENAKYKISALDLGIKKNILRNLAKRDCYIKVFPYDSTYEDLTAFNPDGYFLSNGPGDPDPLYGAIEVAKKIIADDKPLFGICLGHQVIALANGVKTYKMFGGHRGINHPVKNLLTGKGEITSQNHGFAVKREALEGHPELELTHIHLNDDTVAGMRMKNKNCFSVQYHPEASPGPHDSSYLFDQFVENIKLAASKTM is encoded by the coding sequence ATGAAATACACTACACGACAAAGCGCCATTTTATTACTTAGCGATGGAACTATTTTTCATGGTAAATCGATTGGAATCAGCGGTAAAACATTTGGAGAGGTTTGTTTTAATACAGGAATGACGGGCTATCAGGAGATTTTTACTGATCCTTCTTACTTTGGACAAATTATGGTTACCACTAATCCGCATATTGGAAATTATGGTATTAATGATTTAGAGGTTGAATCTGAAAGCGTTAAAATTGCTGGTTTAGTTTGTAAAAATTTTAGTTTTAACTATTCTAGAGAAGGTGCTTCCGGTAGTTTAGAAGATTATTTCACTAAACAAAATCTAATATGCATTTCAGATGTTGATACTCGTGCGCTTGTAAGTTATATACGTGATAACGGTGCGATGAATGCAGTTATTTGTACAGACGGTACTTCAATTGAGGATTTAAAGAGAGAATTAGCGGATGTGCCTAATATGGAAGGTTTAGAACTGGCATCAAAAGTTTCAACTAAAGAACCTTATTTTGTTGGTGATGAAAATGCTAAATATAAGATATCTGCATTAGACCTTGGTATTAAAAAGAACATTTTAAGAAATCTTGCAAAAAGAGATTGTTACATTAAAGTTTTTCCATACGATTCAACTTATGAAGATTTGACTGCTTTTAATCCAGATGGTTATTTCTTATCAAATGGGCCTGGTGATCCTGATCCGCTGTATGGGGCGATTGAAGTTGCGAAAAAGATTATAGCTGATGATAAACCTTTGTTTGGAATCTGTTTAGGGCATCAGGTAATTGCGCTTGCAAATGGTGTAAAAACATATAAAATGTTTGGAGGACACAGAGGGATAAATCATCCGGTAAAAAACCTTCTTACAGGTAAAGGAGAGATTACTTCTCAAAATCATGGCTTTGCAGTTAAGAGGGAAGCATTAGAAGGGCACCCGGAATTAGAGCTTACTCATATTCACTTAAATGATGATACTGTAGCAGGTATGCGTATGAAAAATAAGAATTGTTTTTCAGTACAATATCATCCTGAAGCAAGCCCGGGACCTCATGATTCGTCCTATTTGTTTGATCAGTTTGTTGAGAACATAAAACTTGCTGCCTCTAAAACGATGTAG
- the eno gene encoding phosphopyruvate hydratase: MSIIIKVHARQILDSRGNPTIEVDVVTENGVLGRAAVPSGASTGEHEAVELRDGGKAYLGKGVLNAVNNVNTVIAEELVGTSVFEQNTIDQLMIDLDGTPNKSKLGANAILGVSLAAAKAAANELGLPLYRYVGGVSANTLPVPMMNIINGGSHSDAPIAFQEFMIFPVKATSFTHAMQMGTEIFHNLKKVLHDRGLSTAVGDEGGFAPNLAGGTEDALDTIKLAVEKAGYSFGDEIMIALDCAASEFYVNGKYDYTKFEGETGKIRTSEEQAQYLAELAAKYPIISIEDGMYEDDWDGWKALTEKIGDKVQLVGDDLFVTNVARLSTGIEKGIANSILVKVNQIGTLTETIAAVNMAKNAGYTSVMSHRSGETEDNTIADLAVALNCGQIKTGSASRSDRMAKYNQLLRIEEELGATAYFPGLNAFKIK; the protein is encoded by the coding sequence ATGAGTATTATAATTAAAGTTCACGCAAGACAAATTCTTGATTCCAGAGGGAATCCTACTATTGAAGTTGATGTAGTAACAGAAAATGGAGTTTTAGGTAGAGCAGCTGTGCCATCTGGAGCTTCAACTGGAGAACATGAAGCTGTCGAATTACGTGACGGAGGTAAGGCTTATCTAGGAAAAGGAGTTTTGAACGCAGTGAATAATGTAAATACTGTTATTGCTGAAGAATTAGTTGGGACTTCTGTTTTTGAACAAAATACTATCGATCAGCTTATGATCGATTTAGACGGAACTCCAAACAAATCTAAATTAGGTGCTAATGCAATTTTAGGAGTTTCTCTTGCCGCTGCAAAAGCTGCTGCAAATGAATTAGGATTGCCATTATACAGATACGTTGGCGGGGTTTCTGCTAATACATTACCAGTTCCAATGATGAACATCATCAACGGTGGTTCTCACTCTGATGCACCAATCGCATTCCAGGAGTTTATGATTTTCCCGGTAAAAGCAACTTCTTTTACGCATGCTATGCAAATGGGAACTGAAATTTTCCACAACTTGAAAAAAGTATTACACGATAGAGGTTTAAGTACTGCTGTTGGTGACGAAGGAGGTTTTGCTCCTAATTTAGCTGGCGGAACTGAAGATGCTTTAGATACTATTAAATTGGCAGTTGAAAAAGCTGGATATTCTTTCGGAGATGAAATTATGATTGCCCTTGACTGTGCTGCTTCTGAGTTTTATGTAAACGGTAAATACGATTACACTAAATTTGAAGGTGAAACAGGAAAAATCAGAACTTCTGAAGAACAAGCTCAATACTTAGCAGAACTTGCTGCTAAATATCCAATTATCTCTATCGAAGACGGTATGTACGAAGATGACTGGGATGGATGGAAAGCTTTAACTGAAAAAATTGGTGATAAAGTTCAATTAGTAGGTGATGATTTATTCGTAACTAACGTTGCTCGTTTGTCAACTGGTATCGAAAAAGGAATTGCTAACTCAATCTTAGTAAAAGTAAACCAAATTGGTACTTTAACTGAAACTATTGCTGCTGTAAACATGGCGAAAAACGCTGGTTACACATCTGTAATGTCTCACCGTTCTGGAGAAACAGAAGATAATACAATTGCTGATTTAGCTGTTGCTTTAAATTGCGGACAAATTAAAACAGGATCTGCTTCTCGTTCTGACCGTATGGCAAAATACAATCAATTGTTAAGAATTGAAGAAGAGCTGGGAGCTACTGCTTATTTCCCTGGTTTAAATGCTTTCAAGATCAAATAA
- a CDS encoding citrate synthase, with protein MSKIATLEVDGKKIELPVITGSENESAIDINKLRDLTGLITLDPGYKNSGSCKSEITFLDGELGILRYRGYSIEDLAEKASFLEVSYLLIFGELPTSAELEQFENGIKKHSLVNEEMKNIIDGFPKTAHPMGVLSALTSALTAFNPKSVNVDNEKDVYEAICKTMAKFLVIATWTYRKSMGYPLNYYDNTQGYVESFMQLMFKLPTGPYTANPVIVNALDKLFILHADHEQNCSTSTVRMVGSSHAGLFASVSAGVSALWGPLHGGANQAVLEMLEEINKDGGDTDKFLAKAKDKNDPFRLMGFGHRVYKNFDPRARIIKQAAKEVLETLGVEDPILEIAKKLESAALEDDYFKSRNLYPNVDFYSGIIYRALGIPTDMFTVMFAIGRLPGWIAQWKEMRENKEPIGRPRQIYTGHPLREFKSNK; from the coding sequence ATGTCAAAAATAGCTACATTAGAAGTCGATGGGAAGAAGATTGAACTTCCTGTAATTACAGGAAGCGAAAATGAATCTGCTATCGATATTAACAAATTACGAGATTTAACCGGTCTTATTACACTTGACCCGGGATATAAAAATTCTGGATCTTGTAAAAGTGAAATCACTTTCTTGGACGGAGAGTTAGGAATTTTGCGTTACAGAGGATATTCTATCGAAGATTTAGCAGAAAAAGCAAGTTTCCTTGAGGTGTCTTATCTTTTGATTTTTGGTGAATTACCTACTTCAGCAGAATTAGAACAATTCGAAAATGGTATTAAAAAACATTCTTTGGTAAACGAAGAAATGAAAAATATCATTGATGGTTTCCCAAAAACAGCCCACCCAATGGGAGTTTTGTCTGCTTTGACAAGTGCTTTAACAGCATTCAATCCAAAGTCTGTAAATGTTGATAATGAAAAAGATGTGTATGAAGCTATTTGCAAAACAATGGCTAAATTCCTTGTAATTGCTACATGGACATACAGAAAATCAATGGGATATCCTTTAAATTATTATGATAATACACAAGGATATGTTGAGAGCTTTATGCAGTTAATGTTTAAGCTGCCTACTGGTCCATATACTGCAAATCCAGTAATTGTAAATGCTTTAGATAAATTATTCATTCTTCATGCTGATCATGAACAAAACTGTTCTACTTCAACGGTTAGAATGGTAGGTTCTTCGCATGCAGGTTTATTTGCTTCTGTTTCTGCCGGAGTTTCTGCTCTTTGGGGACCATTACACGGAGGGGCAAATCAAGCTGTACTTGAAATGCTGGAGGAAATTAATAAAGACGGAGGAGATACTGATAAATTTTTGGCAAAAGCTAAAGATAAAAATGATCCTTTCCGTTTAATGGGATTCGGACACAGAGTTTATAAAAACTTTGATCCGCGAGCAAGAATTATTAAACAAGCAGCTAAAGAGGTTTTAGAAACTTTAGGTGTTGAAGATCCGATTTTGGAAATTGCTAAAAAATTAGAATCGGCAGCTCTTGAAGATGATTACTTCAAGTCAAGAAACTTATATCCAAATGTTGACTTTTACTCTGGAATTATTTACAGAGCATTAGGAATTCCTACAGATATGTTTACTGTAATGTTTGCAATTGGAAGATTACCGGGATGGATCGCACAATGGAAAGAAATGCGTGAAAACAAAGAACCAATTGGAAGACCAAGACAAATTTATACAGGACATCCTTTACGAGAGTTTAAGTCTAATAAATAA
- a CDS encoding dimethylarginine dimethylaminohydrolase family protein yields the protein MLQLNVKNETSRLRAVVLGSAVHNGPTPSIDEAYDPKSLEHIKAGTYPVERDMVAEMDAFNAVFQKYDVKVYRPEMIENYNQIFARDIGFVIDDVFVKSNILPDRERELDAIQYVIDQIDPLKIVRPPEEVHIEGGDVMLWNDHIFIGTYKGSDYKDYITARTNMYGVNFIKELFPNKIVKEFDLVKSKLEARDNALHLDCCFQPVGTNKGIIYKRGFREEADYLYLVNLFGKENLFHIEREEMYNMFSNVFSIDKDVVVSEKNFTRLNNWLRSNGFTVEEIPYAEIAKQEGLLRCSTLPLIRD from the coding sequence ATGTTGCAATTAAATGTAAAGAACGAAACGTCAAGATTGCGTGCAGTAGTTTTGGGTTCGGCCGTTCATAATGGGCCAACTCCGTCAATTGATGAAGCCTATGATCCCAAATCGTTGGAACATATTAAAGCAGGGACCTATCCTGTAGAAAGAGACATGGTTGCTGAAATGGATGCTTTTAATGCTGTTTTTCAGAAATACGATGTAAAAGTATACCGTCCTGAAATGATTGAAAATTATAATCAGATTTTCGCAAGGGATATTGGATTTGTAATTGATGATGTGTTTGTAAAGTCGAATATACTTCCTGATCGTGAGCGTGAATTGGATGCTATTCAATATGTGATTGATCAGATCGATCCTTTAAAAATCGTTCGTCCACCAGAGGAAGTTCATATTGAAGGCGGTGATGTTATGCTTTGGAATGATCATATTTTTATAGGTACCTATAAAGGAAGTGATTATAAAGATTATATTACAGCGAGAACTAATATGTATGGTGTTAACTTTATTAAAGAACTTTTTCCAAATAAAATTGTAAAGGAATTTGATTTAGTTAAATCTAAATTAGAAGCCAGAGATAATGCACTTCATCTGGATTGTTGTTTTCAGCCTGTTGGTACGAATAAAGGAATTATTTATAAAAGAGGTTTTCGCGAAGAAGCAGATTATTTATATCTCGTAAATCTTTTTGGAAAAGAAAATCTATTTCATATTGAAAGAGAGGAAATGTATAATATGTTTTCAAATGTGTTTTCAATTGATAAAGATGTTGTAGTTTCCGAGAAAAACTTCACCCGATTAAATAACTGGCTTCGAAGCAATGGCTTTACTGTTGAAGAAATACCTTATGCTGAGATAGCAAAACAAGAAGGGTTGTTAAGATGTTCAACGCTTCCACTAATTAGAGACTAA
- the ctlX gene encoding citrulline utilization hydrolase CtlX, translating into MKQTTNAIVMIRPVAFRMNEQTAVNNYYQKVLDGLLPSTVNAKAQQEFDAFVEKLRAVGVDVTVIDDNLETDTPDSIFPNNWVSFHENGDVALYPMFAENRRQERREDILDTLEEKGFEISNIMDYTSAEDDGYFLEGTGSLLLDRANGKAYCALSPRADEELFIEFCEDFDYAPVIFEAFQTVEGERKLIYHTNVMMCLGETFAVICADCIDDKKERKMVLDNLKDDKKEIILITEDQVNNFAGNMLEVRGTNDKRYIVMSASAHQSLTSKQIEQLEKHAEILSSSLDTIEACGGGSARCMMAEVFLPRN; encoded by the coding sequence ATGAAACAAACTACTAATGCGATCGTTATGATTCGGCCTGTTGCTTTCAGAATGAATGAACAGACTGCTGTGAACAATTATTACCAAAAGGTTTTGGATGGATTGCTGCCAAGTACTGTAAATGCAAAAGCGCAACAGGAATTTGACGCTTTTGTTGAAAAATTAAGAGCTGTTGGTGTTGATGTAACTGTAATTGATGATAATTTGGAAACAGATACTCCGGATAGTATTTTTCCGAATAATTGGGTTTCCTTTCATGAAAATGGAGATGTCGCTCTTTATCCAATGTTTGCGGAAAACAGACGTCAGGAGCGACGCGAAGATATTTTAGACACTCTTGAAGAAAAAGGATTCGAGATTTCTAACATAATGGATTATACTTCTGCAGAAGACGATGGTTACTTCTTGGAAGGAACAGGAAGTTTACTCTTAGATCGTGCAAACGGAAAAGCATATTGTGCCTTATCTCCGCGCGCAGATGAAGAATTGTTTATCGAGTTTTGTGAAGATTTTGATTATGCACCGGTAATTTTCGAAGCTTTTCAAACTGTTGAAGGAGAGCGTAAGCTGATTTATCATACAAATGTAATGATGTGTTTAGGTGAAACATTTGCGGTAATTTGTGCAGATTGCATTGATGATAAGAAAGAACGTAAGATGGTTCTTGATAATCTGAAAGATGATAAAAAGGAAATTATTTTAATTACAGAGGACCAAGTAAATAATTTTGCTGGAAATATGCTGGAAGTTCGTGGTACGAATGATAAACGATATATCGTTATGAGCGCTTCGGCGCATCAAAGTCTAACTTCAAAACAAATTGAACAATTAGAAAAACATGCAGAAATTTTAAGTTCTAGTTTAGATACCATTGAAGCCTGCGGAGGCGGAAGTGCGAGATGTATGATGGCGGAAGTGTTTCTGCCACGAAATTAA
- a CDS encoding MarC family NAAT transporter, with product MDLFIYLFAALFSVLNPIGTVPIFVGLTQHDSQKERSRISLWTAVNVFIILLVSYFIGQYVLTFFGISIDALRIAGGIIIVNSGFSLLSGKISKKRGINKKIETDAQQRNDIALTPLAIPMLAGPGSISLLIAFYQEHHEIKEIIISCLAILAIGIAIYLILKSAHYLARILGASGIVAISRIVGFIVISIGIQYIVSSIVNIIRGNLM from the coding sequence ATGGATTTATTCATTTATTTATTTGCAGCACTCTTTTCGGTGCTAAACCCAATAGGAACAGTTCCTATTTTCGTTGGATTAACACAGCATGATTCTCAAAAAGAACGCTCAAGAATTTCACTCTGGACAGCTGTCAACGTATTTATTATTCTATTGGTATCTTATTTCATTGGCCAATATGTGTTGACTTTTTTTGGAATAAGCATCGATGCTCTTAGAATTGCAGGCGGTATTATTATCGTTAACTCAGGATTTTCATTATTATCCGGCAAAATCAGCAAAAAGAGAGGAATCAATAAAAAAATTGAAACTGATGCACAGCAGAGAAATGATATTGCATTAACACCTCTTGCGATCCCAATGCTGGCAGGTCCTGGTTCAATTTCGTTATTAATTGCGTTTTATCAGGAACATCATGAAATAAAAGAAATCATAATTTCATGCTTGGCAATTTTAGCAATTGGAATTGCTATTTACCTGATTTTAAAAAGTGCACATTATCTCGCCCGTATATTGGGTGCGTCAGGAATTGTTGCAATTTCCAGAATCGTTGGTTTTATTGTAATTTCTATTGGAATTCAGTATATCGTTAGTTCAATTGTAAATATAATAAGAGGTAATCTAATGTAA
- a CDS encoding CoA-binding protein — protein sequence MKNKKTLLLGATTKTDRYAFRAINMLTQKGHTVIAIGQNTGEVAGVKIQTKAIPLKNIDTVTLYLNPARQRDYYNYIIEAQPKRVIFNPGTENPELYQLLELNNIEVEIACTLVLLATNQY from the coding sequence ATGAAAAATAAAAAAACTTTATTGCTGGGAGCAACTACAAAAACGGATCGTTATGCTTTTAGAGCTATTAATATGCTGACACAAAAAGGTCATACCGTAATAGCAATTGGTCAAAACACAGGAGAGGTTGCAGGAGTGAAAATACAAACAAAAGCTATTCCTTTGAAAAATATTGATACTGTAACATTATATTTAAATCCAGCACGTCAACGCGATTACTATAATTACATTATCGAGGCTCAGCCCAAAAGAGTCATTTTTAATCCCGGAACAGAAAACCCGGAGTTATATCAATTATTAGAGTTAAATAATATTGAAGTCGAAATTGCTTGTACTTTGGTTTTGCTGGCAACCAACCAATATTAA
- the recR gene encoding recombination mediator RecR has product MEFSSKLIEKAVNEMSQLPGIGKRTALRLVLHLLRQPKEQTGFLSQALLKMREDIKFCENCHNISDTKVCDICANTSRNHQTICVVEDIRDVMAIENTGQYRGIYHVLGGKISPIEGVGPGQLNISTLIQKVKSGKVDEIIFALSSTMEGDTTNFYIYKQIGESDIIISTIARGIAVGDELEYADEVTLGRSILHRVPFEKTFKNN; this is encoded by the coding sequence ATGGAATTTTCATCAAAATTAATAGAAAAAGCAGTTAATGAAATGTCGCAATTGCCAGGTATAGGAAAACGTACCGCTTTGCGATTAGTTCTTCATCTTCTCAGACAGCCAAAAGAACAAACAGGTTTTTTGTCACAGGCATTGCTGAAAATGCGTGAGGATATTAAATTTTGTGAAAACTGTCATAATATCTCTGATACAAAAGTCTGTGACATTTGTGCCAATACTTCCAGAAACCATCAGACTATTTGTGTGGTTGAAGATATTCGTGATGTTATGGCAATTGAAAATACAGGTCAGTATAGAGGAATATACCATGTACTTGGAGGTAAAATTTCGCCTATTGAAGGAGTTGGTCCGGGTCAGTTAAATATTTCAACATTAATTCAGAAAGTGAAATCGGGAAAAGTAGATGAGATTATTTTTGCCCTGAGTTCTACTATGGAAGGAGATACCACCAATTTCTACATTTACAAACAAATTGGCGAATCAGATATAATAATTTCGACAATTGCCCGAGGAATTGCAGTTGGAGATGAATTAGAATATGCTGATGAAGTGACACTGGGCAGAAGTATCCTGCATCGTGTTCCGTTTGAAAAAACTTTCAAAAACAATTAA
- a CDS encoding polysaccharide biosynthesis/export family protein, which translates to MTRNSFYFLILISSLLTSCIPLNDLVYLQKKNGNGEQNNIAAVESKPYRIQVNDVLSIDIKAIDPKLVSIFSSTEKSSVAGKSEASLYFEGFTVDDHGNVRMPILGEINVIGYTLEEIRTKIEKQLLEEYFKSEANIFVTVKLAGFRYTINGEVGSTGTKTLFKDNVNVLEAIANAGDITTVGNRKAVTIIRQTPTGVQMNEIDLTDVNVMKSPYYYLQPNDYIYVKPLRQKTWGTGQTGIQSIGTIITLLSLATTVYLIIKN; encoded by the coding sequence ATGACAAGAAACAGCTTTTATTTCCTGATATTAATTAGTTCGCTTTTAACATCTTGTATACCATTAAATGATCTCGTATACCTGCAGAAAAAAAATGGCAATGGAGAACAAAACAATATTGCAGCGGTAGAATCTAAGCCATATAGAATTCAGGTAAATGATGTTTTGAGTATTGATATAAAGGCAATCGATCCTAAATTGGTGTCAATATTTAGCTCAACAGAAAAAAGTTCTGTAGCAGGGAAGTCAGAGGCATCATTATATTTTGAAGGTTTTACAGTTGATGATCATGGTAATGTCAGGATGCCAATATTAGGAGAAATCAATGTTATAGGGTACACATTAGAAGAAATTCGTACTAAAATTGAGAAACAACTGCTTGAAGAATATTTTAAAAGTGAAGCAAATATATTTGTAACCGTAAAATTGGCGGGTTTTAGATATACAATTAATGGTGAAGTTGGGAGTACTGGTACAAAAACACTATTTAAAGATAATGTAAATGTGTTAGAAGCTATTGCAAATGCCGGAGATATTACTACTGTTGGTAATAGAAAGGCAGTGACAATTATTCGTCAAACCCCTACAGGCGTTCAAATGAATGAGATTGATTTAACAGATGTTAATGTTATGAAATCTCCTTATTATTATTTGCAGCCAAATGATTATATATATGTTAAACCTCTTCGCCAAAAAACCTGGGGTACAGGACAAACGGGGATTCAATCAATAGGAACAATTATAACTTTATTGTCACTTGCAACAACAGTGTATTTAATTATCAAAAATTAA